The DNA window GCATGTCGCCTAATGCCCGTTCCAGTGGCTCCAGCAAGCGATAATCGCCCCAGCGGGTCCGGTATAGCATACCGCGCAGCCCGGAGATGCCGGCTCCGCGCAGGAAATGCATGAGCACTGTTTCCGTCTGATCATCTGCGTTATGGGCGACCGCCACGATAGGGGCATGAGCCCGCTGTGCTACCTGTCCTAGGAAGGCGTAACGGGCTCGGCGGGCGGTTTCCTCGATGGCGAGGCGATAGCGCCGGGCTAGGGCTGGCACATCTGCGTGGCCAATCTCGCAGGGCAGTCCCCAGTCGGCCGCAAGCTGACGCACGAACTCGGCATCGGCATCAGCCTCATCGCCGCGCAGCCCGTGGTGCAGGTGCGCGACGATCAAGGTCAGGGAGAGAGCTGGCGACAGGGCGCGTAGGACATGTAACAGGCACAGCGAGTCGGGGCCTCCGGACACACCGACGACCACTGTGTCACCTGGCGCCAGCAGCTTTTCGCGTTCGATCGTCTCTCGGACTTGCCGGGCCACATCCATGGCGCCCATTATACCATAGCTGCCGCTTGCATCTGACTTGCGTGTTCTGGTGAACGGTGCTATAATTTGGTGTACGGGCGAGTAGCTCAGCTGGTCAGAGCGCACGGTTCACATCCGTGAGGTCGCGGGTTCGAGTCCCTCCTCGCCCACCAAAATTATCCATCAACCTTATCAGAAACCCCACGGACGGCATGATTCCATGCCCAGTGGGGTTTTGCTTTTCTACCGGGTATCTGTCGCTTGTTGATTTTCGTCTGATGCGGGGAATACGATGATTCTCAGCCCCGTCTAAGGCGATTCACACCATTGCGAAGGCGCGCTGCGCCGCCGCAATGGTGGCCTCAATCTCCTCATCGCCATGAGCCGTGGACAGGAACCCTGCTTCGAACTGCGAGGGCGCCAAGTATACCCCTTGCTCGAGCATGGCGTGGAAGAAGCGCGCGTAGCGGGCCGTGTCACTCCGCTTGGCCGATGCATAGTCGGTCACCGGACCAGCCTGGAAGAAGATGCAAAACATGCTTCCCACCCGTGTCTGGTAAATGGGCACGCCTGCAGCTTGTGCCGCCTGATCAATCCCCTGACACAGCCGACGGGTCTTGCGCTCCAACTCCTCCCATACGCTCGCCTCTCGTAACTCCTCCAGTGTGGCGATGCCGGCAGCCATCGCCAGTGGATTGCCGCTGAGGGTGCCGGCCTGATACATGGGGCCGGCCGGGGCCACCATCTGCATGATCTCACGCCGGCCACCGTATGCTCCCACGGGCAACCCACCACCGATCACCTTGCCCAGGCAAGTGAGGTCTGGGCTGATACCGTATAACGTCTGCGCGCCGCCAGGATGTACCCGAAAACCTGTCATCACCTCATCGAAGATCAGGAGGGCACCATAGCGTGCGCACAGGTTGCGCAGGCCGGCGAGGAATCCCCCAGTAGGCAACACCACCCCCATGTTCCCGGCCACTGGCTCGACGATGATGGCTGCGATGGCATTGGGATATTCCTCGAAGAGCTTGGTCACAGCATTGAGGTCATTGTATGGTGCCACCAGGGTGTCCTGGGTAGCACCGCTGGGTACCCCGGGCGAATCGGGCAGGCCCAGCGTAGCGACGCCGCTCCCCGCTTGCACCAGCAGCATGTCGGCGTGGCCATGGTAACATCCCTCGAACTTGATGATCTTGTCACGGCCAGTGAAGGCTCGCGCTAAGCGGAGCGCACTCATAGTCGCCTCAGTGCCGGAGTTGACAAAGCGTACCATCTCGATAGTCGGCATCCGCTCAGTGATGAGCTCAGCCAGGCGGGTCTCCAGCTCCGTGGGAGCCCCGAAGCTAGTGCCGCAGTGGGCCTGGCGGGTGATGGCTTCCACGACGCGCGGGTGGGCATGACCTAGGATGAGCGGCCCCCAGCTCAGCACGTAGTCTACATAACGGTGGCCATCGGCGTCCCAGATGTACGGTCCTTGACCGCGCTCGATAAAACGGGGGGTCCCTCCTACTCCTCGAAAGGCACGAACGGGGCTGTTGACCCCACCAGGGATCAGCCGCTGCGCAACCGCGAACAACTCGGCGGATTTACGATGAGCCATGATGGGACCTCCTGTGATCCTGGCTATCCAGGGGCAGGGTGTCAGTTTTGGGGATAAGGACTACAACGAGTGATGCTAAGGGATCACGGGGACCTTGCGTTGAAGAAAGTCAATAAACCTTTCCAAACTTGAGCCGCAATAGATTCTCACCGAAGCGGATCTCCATCTGCTGAGCTGGCCACTCGGCCATACAGTAGGGGTTTTCATAGTGCTTAAAGCCAGTAATCGGTTGCACCTTTCCGTCTACTAACAGTGGACCTTCCCAGCTAAAGGCCAGAGACTGGCTGCGTAGGGTGGTGCAGCGCGCAGACAACCCCTCGAAGGCCACATTTAAGGCCAGCACCCTTTCTTGAAACTCGCCAAAGCCCCCGTCCTGTGCTGCCCGGCCCATGTGACACAACCAAATATTGTGGTGTCCATGAGAGCGTAGCTCGCGATACGCGCTGGGCCCTCGTGTGACGAACTCCAGCCCCTGACTGGCGGTGAGGGCCAGGTATCCCTTGCCCTTTCGGGCGAAGGCCCAGCCATCCCGCAACACATGCTCATCAAAGGCGAAGGCAGGGAAGTAAGCGTGAGTGAACCCTAGCCAGTCATCGTCTGGCAGTCGGTAAATGGCGATGAGCACATCCCGCCACTGGGCGACGCGGGGCAGGATAGCGTTCCCAAGCCAGAAGTTGGGATAAACGCTGTCTTTCTCGCTCATGCAGGGAGGGTGGGTGACAAATACGATCGCATCAGGTCCCAAGGTAGCCTGCCAGATGTGCTCCTGAGAGCCCCTCTCGCCAGGATGATAATCTTGAGCTGAGCAAAGCATATAGTCCGGCGTCTTATAGGTGACCTTGTTCACCTCCCAGGAGCCGCTATCTTCATTACGCCACTCCTCCAGTTCGCCCGCGTGGCGCTCGCAATCCCACATTTCCTCCGGCAAGTCCGCGGCGATGTCAGAGATAATAGAGGGAAGTTCATACTCCTTAGCGCAGGCCAGGCTAACTGTCCCCATGAGATGATGGTTAAACGCGCCCATCCCCCACATCAGCCGGCTGATGCCGGCTGTGGCCTCGA is part of the Anaerolineae bacterium genome and encodes:
- the hemL gene encoding glutamate-1-semialdehyde 2,1-aminomutase — its product is MAHRKSAELFAVAQRLIPGGVNSPVRAFRGVGGTPRFIERGQGPYIWDADGHRYVDYVLSWGPLILGHAHPRVVEAITRQAHCGTSFGAPTELETRLAELITERMPTIEMVRFVNSGTEATMSALRLARAFTGRDKIIKFEGCYHGHADMLLVQAGSGVATLGLPDSPGVPSGATQDTLVAPYNDLNAVTKLFEEYPNAIAAIIVEPVAGNMGVVLPTGGFLAGLRNLCARYGALLIFDEVMTGFRVHPGGAQTLYGISPDLTCLGKVIGGGLPVGAYGGRREIMQMVAPAGPMYQAGTLSGNPLAMAAGIATLEELREASVWEELERKTRRLCQGIDQAAQAAGVPIYQTRVGSMFCIFFQAGPVTDYASAKRSDTARYARFFHAMLEQGVYLAPSQFEAGFLSTAHGDEEIEATIAAAQRAFAMV